A window of Aequoribacter fuscus genomic DNA:
TCGGCCAGAGCCGTGTAGGCACAGTAAGAGTTGGGAGAGTGAAGTTGACGCAGTGATAGTCCCGCCTGAGCGAGCAATGAGGAAGGGTCTGCACCTTGCGCTCGCACAAATTCATCGAAGCGGCTTATTGAGCTTACTCGAGCGAGATGCATATTCTTCCCTGTCATGTTTGCGCTATTTGTCAATTGTATTGCGTGATAAGTCAAAATAAAAGCCTAGGGCTTGATTATAGTAAGGGCCCTAAAAATTCTAATAGTGAGAGTCATCTTATGCGCAGTATCAAAAAGTTAGCTTTTAAGTCGTCGGTTTTGGCCGCAGCAATTGCTGGAATCAGTCAGGTTCAGGCACAGAAACTCGAAGAAGTTGTGGTTACTGCTCAAGTTCGTGCCGAGAGTCTTCAAGACGTTTCAATCTCAATGATTGCGATGGGTGGCGATACGATCAAAGATTTTGGTATTGCGCGAGCTGAGGAGTTTGCGGCGAATATGCCCGCCGTTCAGATCTCACAGAACCCCATTGGAAACTTCGTCTTTATCCGCGGTATTGGCACACCGGGTGCGAACCAGGGTATTGAACAATCAGTTTCTATTTTCCATGACGGCGTGTACATGGGGCGCCACCAACTATCGCGTTCGCCTTACATGGATCTAGAGCGAGTTGAGGTTCTGCGTGGACCGCAATCTATTCTGTTTGGAAAGAACACCATCGGTGGCGCGATAAGCGTCATTACAGCAAAGCCAACGGACGAGTTTGAAGGTTTAGTCGGTGCGCTGTACGGCTCTTATGGCGAACAAGAAGTCACCGCTGTTGTATCAGGGCCGATTACTGATACGCTCCGAGGTCGCTTGTCTTACCGCGGTTATGAAATGGATGGCTACATAAAAAATGTCATGACCAACCAAGACGGGCCAATGCGCGACGACGAAACTCTCCGGGCGCAGTTATCTTGGGACGCCTCAGACACTATTTCGGTTACGGCTAAATGGGAGCAAAGTGACTTCCAGCAGGGCCAGCAAGCCACACAGCTCGCGGTATCTAACCCCTTTAACGCTGGCGCCGCGGGTACAGCGGGTTTAAACGCGGCTCTGGTTGGCATCGCTACCGGCGGTTCTGGAGCAGAGCGCTGGGACGATAAGCGGGCGGTGGTTAACGATGGCGGTGTGCTTCTAGGACAAGCAGTTCCTGTACTCGCGGGATTACCAGGCTTCCCTGATCTGCCTGAGTTGAGCGACAACAGCCTAGAAATTGGTCAAGTCACCGTTGATTGGCAAGTGGGAGAACATACCGTGACCTCGATCTCGGCCTACGCGGCCTACGATTATCGCGATATTTGTGATTGCGATTTTGCGGCGATTCCTTTGATTCAGGTTGATGCGACCGAGGACTATTCTCAGATCAGCCAAGAGTTCCGCTTGACGTCGCCAGTCGGTGATAAGTTCGATTACATTGTTGGCCTGTATTACCAAGAAACCGATTTAACTTATCGATCGGGTGAGTCATTTGGGTCGGCGATGGCGTTTCAGCAAGTCGGTGTTCCGACGCCCTTGCTGGTACCTAACCTGACGCGTGACTATGGTCTAGACCAAGACCAAGACATGCTAGCGATCTTCGGTTCTGGTACTTATAGTCTTACCGATGTGACCAGAGTTACGGTGGGCTTGCGTTGGTTTGAAGAAAATAAAACGGCCAGCCACTTTTTGAACAAACGGTTCACCGGTGGGTGGGACTATAGCGCTCTGCTTGGTGCGCCGGCTGGCACGGTAGCCTTTGGGGATACAGCGGCTGACTACGACGCGTTCTTGGCAGGTTTTGGCCAAGTTGATTTGGGCGGCGTTACTGCTGGATTTTTAACTGAAGCGGTTTATGCTGGTTTGTTGGGCACGTTTGAGCACGATATCGTCAATCGTAATCGAACCGAGCGCGACTGGAACTACCAGCTAACGCTTGAGCACGACTTAAACGATGAAACCATGCTGTTTGCGACTGTCTCTAACGGGACCAAAGGCGGCGGGTTTGATGGACGTTTCTTGCGCACTAACGACAACCCATTCTTTGAATACGAGGAAGAAAGCGCGCAAAACTTTGAACTCGGGGTGAAAACTACCTTGCTCGATGGTGGAATGACTCTGAACGCCACGGCATTCTTGACGACGGTAGAAGACTATCAAGTGAGTATCTTTGATGGCGCCACGGCATTCTTCGTTCAAAACGCGGCAGAAATCGAATCGAAAGGCCTTGAAGTCGATATGCGCTGGGCAGCGACAGAGCAACTCACAGTTAATATTGCGGGCACTTGGTTAGATAATGAGTATTCAGAATTCCCCAACGCGCCTTGTTGGGCGACGCCGGCAGATCCTGTCAGGGGTGGCTGCCAGCTCACCGGTACTCCCGATGCTTACCGAAATGCCTCCGGTAGTGTGAATGTCTTTTCTCCTGAGCGGGCGTTTAACCTAAATCTGGAGTACGTGCAGCCATGGGGCAACGACCTTGAGTCTCGTGTTATGTTCAATATGAATTACTCAGACGAATACTTTACGGCCGCTGACTTGGATCCTATTTATGGATTCCAGGATGCCTACACGAAGTACGATCTTCGCGTCTCGCTAGGGCATGCAGACGGCACATGGGAGGTGGCGCTGATTGGCAAAAACCTGACCGATGAATACACCAGCGCAAATAATAATGACCAACCTCTGGTCGCCGGTAACGGGTTTGCGATGACGGATCGCCTGCGTTCCTACATGGTACAAGGTACCTTACGGTTCTAAGTGGTCTTGCTTTCCCCAAGGCGATTTGCCTTGGGGTCTTTTTATATTGATAGGGCGAATGTATGAATAGTTCTGTAAACCCTGCTATCGAAGCTAATTCGCGTTCAGAAACCGCCGAGGCGTTGGCGCAGACGCTACGCAAGCAAAGACAGGCTTTTTTGGCGGAGCCACAGCCAACTTTCGCGAGTCGCAAAGCCGATTTATTGCAGTTAAAGCGCTTAGTCGCAGAAAATTCAGATGCAATTATTGCCGCGATTTCAAAAGATTATGGCAACCGTTCTAGCTTTGAGTCTAAGTTTGCCGAGATTGTTACCGGTTTAGACACGATCAATCATACGATCAAGCATTTAAAACGATGGATGAAGCCTCAGAAGCGGTCCATAGATTGGACCATGTACTTCGGTGCCAAGAATCGTTTGATACCTCAGCCCCTCGGCGTCGTTGGCTTGATTATTCCATGGAATTTTCCGATCAACCTGACCTTCTCACAGCTTACCGCTGTGTTCGCGGCTGGTAATCGAGCCATGGTTAAAATGTCGGAAAATTCCATTCATTTGACCCGTTTGTTACAACAACTCGCGCCGAACTATTTTGCTGATGACAAGCTGACCTTCTTTGAAGAGACCGGTTCGGTTGGTGTTGAATTCTCGAAACAGCCATTTGACCTGATGATATTTACCGGCTCTGGTCAGACTGGTCGGAAGGTGATGGCCGCAGCGGCTGAAAATTTAACCCCTGTTATTTTGGAGCTGGGTGGTAAAGCCCCCGCAATCATCGACCCCGCCTACTCAATGCAGAAGGCTGTGGACCGAATTTTATTCGTGAAACAGTTTAATGCCGGCCAAATTTGTACCAACGTAGATTATGTCTTTGTGCACAAGTCGCAAATCGATGATTTTGTTGCCAAAGCTGATGCGTATGCGCGGGCACATTGCCCAGATATTCTGTCGGATGACTATACTTCGATAATCGATGATAGAGCGTACCAGCGGTTGGTTCATACGCTTGATGACGCGCGCGAGAAAGGTGCTCGCGTCGTACCGCTGAGTGACCAAACGCCCGATCCGACCTCACGGAAAATACCTCTACATTTGGTCTTGGATACAACGTCGGACATGCTCATTCGCCAGCGTGAAACCTTTGGGCCGCTGTTGATGGTCTTAAGCTACGAAACGTCGGATGATGTGATTACTTACGTTAATGCACATGATAGGCCGCTGGCGCTTTACCCATTTACCGATAATAAAGCGCTGTGTGATCGGTACATTAGCAATATCATGTCTGGTGGCGTTACTGTGAACGACGCCTTGTTCCATGTTGCGCAGCACGATTTGCCCTTTGGTGGTGTTGGCCCATCGGGAATGGGGCATTATCATGGATACGAGGGCTTTGTTGCGTGCTCGAAAATGCGGCCGGTATTTTATCAGGCATCGACAACCATGATGAAAAAGTTGGCACCACCCTATGGGGATTTCGCCAACAAGACCATGAACCTATTGATAAAAATGAAGCGCTAACGAGCGGCTCTGACAAACAAGGTGACGTGAAATGATCAACCTGGTTCGAAGTATGCGACAAAATGTATCGGTGTTGGCTCTCGCCACTCTGGTATTGATGGTGGGTTGTAATGACAGCGGCAATCCACAGGTAACGTCTAACGACGCAAGCGCCCCGCAAGAGCTTGATGTGGCGTGGGCCTCTCATGGCAATGATTGGGGAGAGCAACGCTACTCGAACTTGACGCAAATCAACACGGATAATGTCTCTGAGCTTGGTCTTGCTTGGTACTTTGATATGTTCACCGATCGCGGGGTAGAAGCGACGCCGCTAATGGTGGACGGTGTGTTATATGTCACCAGCGCTTGGTCAATTGTGTACGCTTTAGACGCCAGAAGCGGCGAGTTACTGTGGTTCCACGATCCCAAAGTGCCTCGATCGTTTCTCGCCAAAGGCTGCTGCGATGCCGTGAACCGAGGTGCCGCTTATGCTCAAGGGCGAATTATTGCGAGTACTTACGACGGTCGTTTGATTTCTTTAGACGCCAAAACTGGCGAGCTGCAATGGGACGTTCAGACAACCGACCGAGAACAGTCCTACACCATTTCAGGTGCGCCACGTATTGCCAACGACAAGGTCATTATTGGTAACGGCGGCGCTGAATTGGGCGTTCGCGGGTATGTAACAGCTTACGATATTGCCACCGGCGAGCAACAGTGGCGTTTCTACACGGTGCCAGGAAACCCCGCCGATGGGTTTGAGAACGACACCATGGAAATGGCTGCTCAAACGTGGAATGGCGAATGGTGGAAATGGGGTGGCGGTGGCACCGCATGGGATTCTTTCGTATTTGATCCCAATCTTAACTTAGTCTACTTGGGTGTGGGTAATGGTTCTCCATGGAACCAAAAATTGCGCAGTCCCGGGGGTGGCGACAACTTATTTCTCGCATCGATTGTCGCAGTAGACGCTGATACCGGCGAGTATGTTTGGCATTATCAAACGGCGCCTGGCGATACCTGGGATTACACTGCAACACAGCACATGATCCTGGCGGATCTAGAGTGGCAAGGTGAAACGCGAAAAGTCATCATGCAGGCGCCTAAAAATGGCTTTTTCTATGTGCTCGACCGTGCGACAGGCGAGCTTTTGTCGGCCGAACCTTACACCGCAATGACCTGGGCCACGCATGTTGATATGGCGACGGGTAAGCCCGTGGAAACCGAAACGGCCAGAGTGTTTGATGGGGAAAACGTAACGTTACCGAGCAATGCTGGTGGTCATAATTGGCCGCCCATGTCGTACAACCCAGATACGGGCCTCGTGTACATTCCGACACTGCAAGTAGGCATTCAGTTCAAAGAACCGACGCATGAGCGCGATACAAAGCCCGCACAGGGGTACTGGAATCAGGGTTTTGACCGCACCAATTACGTGCTGCCTCAACTGCCGAATATCGACGAAATTGTCGATAGTGGAGTAAGCGGACAGTTACTGGCGTGGGACCCCGTCGCGGGAGAGGCGCGGTGGAAAGGCAACTTGGGACGCGTGAGCGGTGGCGGTGTGCTCAGCACGGCTGGCAATTTGGTGTTTCAGGGGCATCACGATCAATTCAGGGCATTGAATGCTACCAATGGTGATTTGCTTTGGTCTGACGAGGTTCATACCGTGGCAATGGCGCCTCCCATTACATACAGCTTGGATGGACAGCAGTATGTGGCGATTGCCGTGGGCTTTGGTGGTGGCTTAGCGGCTGAGGCGGGCGCGGTATCGCACGGCTGGGATACCGACGCCAATATGTCACGAGTACTGGTTTATAAATTGGGTGGCACAGCAGAAGCGCCGGCTAACGAGGTTGTTCGTCAGCCGCTGCCGGAACCACCGCCTGTAACAGGAACCCAGGAGCAAATAGCACTGGGCCAGCAGATATTCCAGCGTCATTGCTCGGTCTGTCACGGCGATGGATTGCGTACAGGAGGTTTGACTCCGGATTTAAAGCGTACTTCAGCTGGAACCCACGAGGTTTGGCAGAAAATTGTTCGGGAAGGGCTGCTTCAATATGGTGGGATGCCAGGGTTTGGCCAGTTTGTTACCGAGCAAGAGGCCGAGGCCGTGCGCCAATACGTTCTGGACGTTGCGAATACCGCCTATCAGCTGCAGGAATCGGCTAAGTTAGAAACAACGCAATAAATCAAACTCAGGGGTTGCTGACTCTCTTCTGTCGGCGCCCCTCAGCGCTACACCGTTTGGAACAGTAAATCACTGACTCCCAGTCGCGCTTCCATTTCGCGCGCCACGCAAACGGGCGCTCGCAGACGGGACAAATTTTAGTTGGAAGGTTTAGCTTTTTGTGCGCCATGTTAGCTTATCGGCCAATCGGCGGCGTCGGTGACAAACTCGGGCTGAGGGGTACGATAGCCATCCCACTGCGTAATAAAAAGCCCCTTGGGGTCGTATTGCTCGGTTTGTTTGTCGATATTGAAGTGCCGGCCCCCGCGCGGGTCACTACCTACCCCTGCTATATACTGCCAATTGCCGTAGTTACTGGCCACATCGAAGTCGATGAGATACTTTTCGAAAAACGCCGCTCCGTAGCGCCAGTCAACACCTAGGTCGTGGATCAAACTGCTGGCTGCAATTTGACGGCCTCGGTTACTCATAAAACCTGAGCGTACGAGTTGGTGCATTAAGGCGTTGACCAAAGGGTAATTGGTTTCACCACGACACCAGCGCGTGAACTGGCGTGGATCGAAGGTGCGCAACTGTTTTTTGCGAGCTACGCCATAGGGCAAGAACAGATGTACGCCATCGATTTGCGCGCGCCAATAGAAGAACTCGCGCCACAGCAGCTCGAAAAAGACCCAGTAGGTCGATTCGTTGGCCGTAACTTCGTTCTCGAAGCGCTGGACGTGGTGCAGGATGGTTCGGGGCGAGACAGCGCCGGTCGCAAGCCAAGGTGAAAGTGCGGAGTAGTTGTCTAGGCCGTCAAGAGCATTCCGCGTTTGCTTGTAGGTAGCAATCGCCTGTCGGTCAAAAACCCAGTGTTTGATTCTTCGCAGGGCTTCTTGTTCGCCACCGCGATACGGAAACGTGGGGTGAGGGCGAGTGTTATTGGATGGAGTAGGCCCGTATCGCACTTCGGTTATTTTCGGTGGCAGTTGCTTAGGCGTCGCAAGTGGCTCTGCAATGGGTTGGGCTTCCATTTTTTTGCGGAATGGCGTGAAGTGTTTGGGTAGATCGGCCAGATCAAAAGTGAGATCGTCCTCGTCGAACAGGGTGTTGCCCCGCGTTACGCTAACGTTACAGTCTAAGGCGTCTTGCAGTGCTTTGAGCGAGTTGCTTTCGTTGTAGGCCTGCGGACGCGAGGTGATGAGGTGTTCAATGCCAAGCTCCTCTATCATGAGGGGCAGCACTTGTTCAGGATGTTGTACGCTGACAAATACGTCTTGTCCAAGTTCGCTAAGCTGGTGCCTGAGGTGCTCGAGCGTTTCGCTCAAAAATCGCGTGCGTTGCGCGCCCAGTCCCGTGAGGTTGCACCATGGTCTGGGCTTTGGCCAGCAGTAGACAATCAGTAATTCGCTTGCCTGACTGGCCAGCTGAAAGCCTGCATTGTCAGCTAGGCGGAGATCATTTTGTAACCAAAGTAGGGTGCGCATAAAAGCCTCTGAGTTGAGACGTAGATACGCTTTAACGCAGGGCTCGGATTCTTATTGTAGGTGGACTGCTCACGCGTTGATCGTCACAAATCGTGACTGTCGTAAGCTGACCGCGCTAAGCGCTTGGCCTTAACATCGAGAGCCCGTATGCTAATTGCTTTAATGATAATGACTAGGAGTCACTGTGACTGACATAAGCTGTCTGTTTGAGCCCGTAACTTTGGGCAATTTAACCTTGCCCAATCGTATTGCCATGGCGCCCATGACGCGCAATTCATCGCCCGATAACATCCCGACGGATGCAAACGTTGAGTACTACCGCAAACGTGCCGCGGCGGGTGTGGGTTTGATCATCAGCGAGGGTACTTGCGTCAACCACCCGGGCGCCAGTGGTTACCCGGGTGTTCCTTATTTTTACGGTGAAGAACGTTTAGCAGGATGGAAGCGAGTGGTCGAGGCCGTGCACGCTGAGGGCGGGAAATTTGCGCCACAGCTTTGGCATGTCGGTGCCGTGCGTAAAGCGGGGACACCCCCCGAGGGCGATGTCCCCGGGTACGGTCCGTCCGGTATGAATGTGCCCGGCAAGGTCAATCGTCATGTCATGACTCAGCAGGACATTGACGACGTGATCAAGGCCTTTGCCGATGCGACGCGCGATGCTAAGGCGATTGGTTGTGATGCGGTAGAGCTGCACTGTGCACACGGTTACTTACCCGATCAATTCCTGTGGGAAGGTACTAATCAACGCACTGATGAATACGGTGGCTCAATGGCAAATCGTTCCCGATTTGTGGTCGAGCTTATCAAAGCCTGTCGCGCGGCGGTGGGCCCCGACTTCCCCATTATCATGCGCTGGTCGCAGTGGAAACAACAAGATTACACGGTGAAGTTGGTCGACACCCCAGAGCAGCTTGACGAATTTTTAAGGCCTTTCGTGGACGCTGGGGTCGACATCTTCCATTGCTCGACGCGCCGTTTCTGGGAGCCCGAGTTTGAAGGCAGTGATCTGAATTTGGCAGGCTGGACGAAGAAACTGACGGGTAAACCCACGATCAGTGTGGGTAGTGTGGGCCTGAACGCAGACTTTTTGCCACAAGCAGGAGAAACCGCTTTCCGTGCCGCCGAACCAGCAAGTCTAGATGAGCTAATCACGCGTATTAGCAATGACGAATTCGATTTGGTTGCGGTGGGGCGGGCATTAATTGCCAATCCGGAGTGGCCAGCTATGGTGAAAGCCGGTCGTTTTGATGAGCTCGAGTCTTACGATTCTAAGATGCTAATGACGCTTAAATAAACGGCCTATAGGGGTGCCGTTTTGACAAGACATTTGGTTTGGTTCCGACAAGATTTACGCGTTTACGACAACACGGCTCTCTGGCATGCCTGCCTCGATCCCGAGGCAGACGTGATTGCCCTTTTTTGTGCGACGCCACAGCAGTGGCGCTTGCACGATATGGCCCCAGTGCGCGAGCGGTTTTTATGGCGCAACCTAACCGCATTGAAGGAGAGGTTAGGCGAGCTCAATATTCCCCTGGTGGTCAAACATTGTCAGACCTTTGAGGACTGCGTGCAGGATGTGCCAACACTGTGCGAGGCGTTAGGGGTCACAAATCTTTACGCTAATTGCGAATACCCTGTCAATGAGCAAAAGCGTGACAGAGCTATACGAGAGGCATTAGCGGACAAAGTCAGTTGCCACTGGCATCACGACTTTGGCATCAAACCCCTAGGCCTTCTGACGAAGACGGGTAACCCCTATACGGTCTTTAGCCCCTTTAAACGCGCTTGGATAGAGCGCTGGCGAGCTGACCCGGCACCAATTTATCCTGCCCCTGAGCCTCGCCGCTGTTCTGCAGCGGTGCCAGGTAGCGAGTTGCTCGCTTCAGATAAACAGGCAATGGACCAGTTTTGGCCAGCGGGGGAAGACGCCGCCATGAATCGTTTAGCGCATTTTTGTGAGGATCGTATCGACCACTACAAGGCCAAACGCGATCTACCCGCAGAGCCCGGTACCTCGGAACTGAGTCCTTATTTAGCTGCCGGCGTCATTTCGCCGAGAGTGTGTTTAGACGCCGCCATACGAGCCAATCGCGGTGACATCCACGAGGGTAGGCAAGGCCCTGATACCTGGATCAGCGAGCTGATTTGGCGGGATTTTTACATTCACATCCTAGATACCTACCCCCGTGTATCGATGAACCGCTGCTTTAGAGTCGAAGGCGAGAAGATTCCTTGGCGCAATGCTCCTGAGGACTTTGCTGCGTGGTGTGAGGGGCGCACGGGTTACCCTATCGTCGATGCCGCTATGCGGCAGTTGGTCCAAACCGGATGGATGCACAATCGCCTGCGCATGTTAGTCGCGATGTTTCTCACGAAACAGTTACTCATAGACTGGCGTGAGGGAGAACGTTTTTTTATGCAGCATTTAATCGACGGTGATTTGGGAGCGAATAATGGGGGTTGGCAGTGGGCAGCCTCGACAGGCACTGACGCGGCACCGTATTTTCGAATTTTTAATCCGATCACTCAAAGCCAAAAATTCGATGCTAGCGGTGCGTTTATTCGTCGCTTTGTACCTGAATTAAGAGAGTTGTCCGATAAAGATATTCACATGCCCGCGCCATTGATGCGACAAAGCTTGGCGAGTGCTTATCCTGAACCAGTCGTTGAATTGAAGTTTGCCCGTGAGCGAGCGCTTGCGGCGTTTAAATCGGTTTAGTAGAGAGAAAAAAGGCGTGCAGCAAAGCGAGGGGGGATATGGCGCTGCACGCCCAGGAGTGACTAGTTAATTGCGGCTTCGTTTAAGTCAGCCACCAGCGAGTTGCGAATATTGTCAGCGACTTCAAACGCGTCGATGCGGTAATTGTCGTGGTCAATACCAGCGAATATTTTCGCGCCTTTCTTCGCGGCGGTAATCATCGCGGGTGTAAGCTCGTAACGCATGAAGTGTACGCTTGAGGTCTTGTCAGCGGTTTCGCGTTCTAAATCCTCATCGGCGATCGCAAAGATCTTGTCAAAGCCCTCGACCTGCAGCCAGGTTACGTCTTCGATACCAATGAGCTCGCCTAGACGCACAGCACGCTCGGCTGGGTCGGTGTACTCGATCATAAACGTCGCCTTCCAGTTGTGTCCGTCTGGGATGAGTGGATTGTAGGCGTCGAGTTCCTCATGAATACCTTCAGCCTCGAATACGCGCTCGATGCGCAGCATTTCTTGGATTTGGTACTTGATCGTCAGCGTATCTTCAAAGTACAGACGCGCGTGCGCACCCAACGCTAGCTGACGCGATTTCTTGTGCGCTAGCACCTTTTCCCGAAAGCCCGCACGTTCTTGTGCGTACTCTTCAAGTGACCAGAGATCGGCTCTGGATAAAGTCATAGTATCCTCCTAAGTTTAAAGGCCGTAAGCCATGCACAGTAGGGTCATGGGGTGTTTGGGTTTGTCCACTTTGCTGGACAGTTTGGCAATGTGAGTTGCGGCCATGGGGCAATCGCTCGAGAAGTAATCTGGCTCTTGCTCGTCGACCTTGCGAACCACTGGGCGCGCAATCTTGACGGCTTTTTGATAGGTTTCTTCCTTCACCGCGTAGGTGCCGTCATGCCCGGAGCATCGCTCTTGAGCCGTGACGGTGGTTTCGGGTACCAAATTCAGCACGTCGCGTGTTTTCATGCCGATATTTTGTACGCGTAAATGGCAGGCGACTTGATAGGCAATATCACCCAGCGCATTCGGGAATTCAGTGTTCAATTCGCCCCCTTTATGGCGTAACCACAAGTACTCGAAGGGGTCAAAGAAGGCCTTTTGTACTTTCAGGACATCGGGGTCGTTGGGAAACAGCAATGGCAATTCTTGCTTGTACATCAGTACACACGAAGGAATGGGCGCAATGAGGTCATAGCCCTCATCGACCAGTTTGGCCAATACGGGGATATTGGCGTCTTTTAATTTTTCAACGGTGTCTAGGTCACCCAGCTCAAGCTTTGGCATGCCGCAGCATTTTTCCTTGGGGACGATATCAATGTGAATTCCGTTATGCTGAAAAACTTTTACAAAGTCTTCACCTAGGGTTGGACTGTTGTAGTTGCCATAACAGGTCGCGTAAAGGGCTACTTTGCCCGTGGTGTTACCCACTTCTTTAGGCTCTAGACTCTTGATCATCGGTTTGACGCGCTTGCGCAAGGTCTTGCTGTGAAACTCAGGCACAGGTGCCTCTCTGTGCACACCAAAGCCTTTTTCGAATACGTTGCGGAAGGTGTCGTTCTTGTTTAAGGCGTTGACCGTTACGTCGACCAGAGGGATGGACGTCATGCCAAACACTGTATCCGTACTCGTCAGCACCTTGTCACGAAGTCGAGCGCCTTCGTTCTTAAACTTCTGCGCTTTGGCGCGAAGCATTAAGTGAGGGAAGTCGATATTCCATTCGTGTGGCGGCACGTAAGGGCACTTAGTCATGTAGCAGAGATCGCACATGTAGCACTGGTCGACAACTTTAATGTAGTCTTCCTTGGCGACGCCGTCGACTTCCATGGTTTCCGATTCGTCGACTAAGTCAAATAGCGTGGGAAACGAATCGCACAAGCTTACGCAGCGGCGGCAGCCGTGACAGATGTCGTAGACGCGCTCTAATTCATCATTCAGTGCGTCTTTGTCCCAAAATTCTTCCGATTTCCATTCAATCGGATGGCGTGTAGGTGCCTCTAAGCTGCCTTCTCTCACGATGCTTCCCCTCAAGATTCGGTATTGATGTAGCGAAAAAGGGGCCCAAGCGCTTGGGCCCCCTGACACGCACCCGGATCAGGCGCGTGACTTTAGAATTAACCGTCGAGTTGATCCAAAGCTTTTTGGAAACGATTAGCGTGGCTGCGCTCAGCTTTCGCCAAAGTTTCCATCCAGTCAGCGATTTCGTCGAAACCTTCGTCGCGCGCGTCTTTCGCCATGCCTGGGTACATATCGGTGTACTCGTGAGTTTCACCTGCAATAGCTGCTTTCAGGTTGTTCTCAGTGCTACCGATGGGTAGACCCGTTGCTGGATCGCCTACAGCCTCTAAGTACTCTAAGTGACCGTGAGCGTGGCCTGTTTCGCCTTCTGCAGTTGAACGGAATACTGCTGCAACATCGTTGTAACCTTCAACGTCCGCTTTGGCGGCGAAGTATAGGTAACGACGGTTTGCTTGTGATTCACCTGCGAATGCATCTTTCAGGTTTTGTTCGGTTTTTGAACCTTTTAGTGACATTGTCTTTAC
This region includes:
- a CDS encoding TonB-dependent receptor; amino-acid sequence: MRSIKKLAFKSSVLAAAIAGISQVQAQKLEEVVVTAQVRAESLQDVSISMIAMGGDTIKDFGIARAEEFAANMPAVQISQNPIGNFVFIRGIGTPGANQGIEQSVSIFHDGVYMGRHQLSRSPYMDLERVEVLRGPQSILFGKNTIGGAISVITAKPTDEFEGLVGALYGSYGEQEVTAVVSGPITDTLRGRLSYRGYEMDGYIKNVMTNQDGPMRDDETLRAQLSWDASDTISVTAKWEQSDFQQGQQATQLAVSNPFNAGAAGTAGLNAALVGIATGGSGAERWDDKRAVVNDGGVLLGQAVPVLAGLPGFPDLPELSDNSLEIGQVTVDWQVGEHTVTSISAYAAYDYRDICDCDFAAIPLIQVDATEDYSQISQEFRLTSPVGDKFDYIVGLYYQETDLTYRSGESFGSAMAFQQVGVPTPLLVPNLTRDYGLDQDQDMLAIFGSGTYSLTDVTRVTVGLRWFEENKTASHFLNKRFTGGWDYSALLGAPAGTVAFGDTAADYDAFLAGFGQVDLGGVTAGFLTEAVYAGLLGTFEHDIVNRNRTERDWNYQLTLEHDLNDETMLFATVSNGTKGGGFDGRFLRTNDNPFFEYEEESAQNFELGVKTTLLDGGMTLNATAFLTTVEDYQVSIFDGATAFFVQNAAEIESKGLEVDMRWAATEQLTVNIAGTWLDNEYSEFPNAPCWATPADPVRGGCQLTGTPDAYRNASGSVNVFSPERAFNLNLEYVQPWGNDLESRVMFNMNYSDEYFTAADLDPIYGFQDAYTKYDLRVSLGHADGTWEVALIGKNLTDEYTSANNNDQPLVAGNGFAMTDRLRSYMVQGTLRF
- a CDS encoding coniferyl aldehyde dehydrogenase encodes the protein MNSSVNPAIEANSRSETAEALAQTLRKQRQAFLAEPQPTFASRKADLLQLKRLVAENSDAIIAAISKDYGNRSSFESKFAEIVTGLDTINHTIKHLKRWMKPQKRSIDWTMYFGAKNRLIPQPLGVVGLIIPWNFPINLTFSQLTAVFAAGNRAMVKMSENSIHLTRLLQQLAPNYFADDKLTFFEETGSVGVEFSKQPFDLMIFTGSGQTGRKVMAAAAENLTPVILELGGKAPAIIDPAYSMQKAVDRILFVKQFNAGQICTNVDYVFVHKSQIDDFVAKADAYARAHCPDILSDDYTSIIDDRAYQRLVHTLDDAREKGARVVPLSDQTPDPTSRKIPLHLVLDTTSDMLIRQRETFGPLLMVLSYETSDDVITYVNAHDRPLALYPFTDNKALCDRYISNIMSGGVTVNDALFHVAQHDLPFGGVGPSGMGHYHGYEGFVACSKMRPVFYQASTTMMKKLAPPYGDFANKTMNLLIKMKR
- a CDS encoding PQQ-dependent dehydrogenase, methanol/ethanol family codes for the protein MRQNVSVLALATLVLMVGCNDSGNPQVTSNDASAPQELDVAWASHGNDWGEQRYSNLTQINTDNVSELGLAWYFDMFTDRGVEATPLMVDGVLYVTSAWSIVYALDARSGELLWFHDPKVPRSFLAKGCCDAVNRGAAYAQGRIIASTYDGRLISLDAKTGELQWDVQTTDREQSYTISGAPRIANDKVIIGNGGAELGVRGYVTAYDIATGEQQWRFYTVPGNPADGFENDTMEMAAQTWNGEWWKWGGGGTAWDSFVFDPNLNLVYLGVGNGSPWNQKLRSPGGGDNLFLASIVAVDADTGEYVWHYQTAPGDTWDYTATQHMILADLEWQGETRKVIMQAPKNGFFYVLDRATGELLSAEPYTAMTWATHVDMATGKPVETETARVFDGENVTLPSNAGGHNWPPMSYNPDTGLVYIPTLQVGIQFKEPTHERDTKPAQGYWNQGFDRTNYVLPQLPNIDEIVDSGVSGQLLAWDPVAGEARWKGNLGRVSGGGVLSTAGNLVFQGHHDQFRALNATNGDLLWSDEVHTVAMAPPITYSLDGQQYVAIAVGFGGGLAAEAGAVSHGWDTDANMSRVLVYKLGGTAEAPANEVVRQPLPEPPPVTGTQEQIALGQQIFQRHCSVCHGDGLRTGGLTPDLKRTSAGTHEVWQKIVREGLLQYGGMPGFGQFVTEQEAEAVRQYVLDVANTAYQLQESAKLETTQ
- a CDS encoding DUF2256 domain-containing protein translates to MAHKKLNLPTKICPVCERPFAWRAKWKRDWESVIYCSKRCSAEGRRQKRVSNP
- a CDS encoding DASH family cryptochrome, whose amino-acid sequence is MRTLLWLQNDLRLADNAGFQLASQASELLIVYCWPKPRPWCNLTGLGAQRTRFLSETLEHLRHQLSELGQDVFVSVQHPEQVLPLMIEELGIEHLITSRPQAYNESNSLKALQDALDCNVSVTRGNTLFDEDDLTFDLADLPKHFTPFRKKMEAQPIAEPLATPKQLPPKITEVRYGPTPSNNTRPHPTFPYRGGEQEALRRIKHWVFDRQAIATYKQTRNALDGLDNYSALSPWLATGAVSPRTILHHVQRFENEVTANESTYWVFFELLWREFFYWRAQIDGVHLFLPYGVARKKQLRTFDPRQFTRWCRGETNYPLVNALMHQLVRSGFMSNRGRQIAASSLIHDLGVDWRYGAAFFEKYLIDFDVASNYGNWQYIAGVGSDPRGGRHFNIDKQTEQYDPKGLFITQWDGYRTPQPEFVTDAADWPIS